Below is a genomic region from Hyalangium minutum.
CGGCATCGCTGTAGTTGGCGCCCAGCGCATCCCCCGCCAGCGGGACGTCGGCGCGCTCCAGCATTTGCGCCACGCCCTGGGGGTCGGTCCCCTTCTCGGTGACGATGTCCTGCCCGAGGGCCTGGATGAGCTGCGCGTCGTTGAGATCCCCCAGCTTTCCATGGCCGCGGGCCAGCATGGCCACCACGGCAGGCGCGCAGTTGTACGCCCCGTTCACATAGTTCTGGTCGGCGCCCCGAGGATGCAGTTGGTTGATGTGGGGGATGGGCTGCCAACCCTGGGAGGACGCCGCAGCGCTCAGACCCGTCGACGGGGTCCGAGGCTGCGTGGACTGGGTACGAAGGGAGATGGACATAAGTTCGGAACCTTCGGCCGATCTGCTGCCTCATCTCTTTTTTCGGAGAATGTGCGGAAAAGTTTCCTACCCCCTGCGTTTTCTCGACCTCAGGCCGCGCGGGCGCCCTCTTTCTCCCCCTGGCCCGCGCTCGACAGGGGCACCAGGGAGGCCCTCAGTGCCAGGATCTGCTCGCGGGCCAGGCCCTTGAGGCGCTCCACGTCCGCCAGCGTCATACCCTGGGTGGAAATGGGGGTACCCACCGTCACCAGGGCCCGAGAGCGCGCAAACCGCCAGGAATGCTTGGGAAGGGCCTTCCGCGTGCCGCTCACCGCGATGGGTAGCACGTCCGACCCTGTCTCGATGGCCAGCCGGAACGCCCCGTCCTTGAAGGGCAGCAGTTCCTCCGTCTTCGAGCGGGTGCCCTCCGGGAAGATCATCACCGGCATGCCCTTGGCCAGCCACTTGGCGCACTGCGCCATGGCGCCCTTGGCGGACCCCTGATCGCCTCGGGTGACGGGGATGTCCCCAGCCAGCCACATGCTCCAGCCCACCGCGGGGATCTTGAAGAGGCTGGCCTTGCCCAGCCACTTCATCTCCCAGGGCAGGAAGGAGATGAGGAAGGGGTCGGCGTTGGACTCGTGGTTGCTGACCACCACGGTGCGGTTGGGCTTGCGCATGCGCTCGGGCACCGGGCCGTGCACCGCGAAGTCCCAGTACGGGGTGAGCTTCGAGGACACCACGGCGACCAGCCGGAAGCACCGCCCGGTGATGACCTTGCGGCGGTCGAAGGGCCAGGTGACGACCGCGAGGGCCAACTGGATGAAGAAGCCCACCAGGGACATCAGGCCGATCTCAAACCACGTCCAGATCGAAAGAAGAGCGTTCATGCGCGGAGAGCCAGTTACCGGATCTTCGGATCCAGGTCCACGCTCACCGGACAATGGTCCGACCCGAACACCTCCGGGTGGATGGCCGCGCGCTTCACGAAGGGCATGGCCCCGTGCGAGGCCAGCACGTAGTCCAGCCGCCAGCCGATGTTGCGCGCCCGCGCGTCCAGCCGCTGCGTCCACCAGGAGTAGTGCCCGCCGCCCTTGTGGAAGTGCCGGAAGGTGTCCACCCAGCCGGCGCGGATCCATCGGTCGAACTCCTCGCGCTCCTCGGGGCGGAAGCCGCTCGTCTCGCGGTTGTCCTTGGGCCGAGCCAGATCGATGTCCTGGTGGGCGGTGTTGAAGTCGCCCAGGACGAGGATGCGCTCCCCGTCCCGGCGCGCCTTCTCCAGCCGCTCGAAGAGCCGCTGGTAGAAGTCCAGCTTGAAGGGGATGCGGCTGTTGTCCCGGTTCTTCCCGTTGCCGTTGGGGAAGTAGCCGTTGACGATCGTCAGCCGCCCGAAGCGCGCCACCTGCAGGCGTCCCTCCGCGTCCACCTCCTTGAGCCCGAGCGTCGTCTCCACGTCATCCGGCTCGTCGCGGGCGAAGAGGCCCACGCCGCTGTAGCCGGGGCGCTCGGCGGCCACGAAGTGGGTGCGCCAGCGCTTGTGGGAGCGCAGCTCCTCGGGAAGCTGCTCCGGGCGGGCACGCACCTCCTGCACCCCTACCACGTTGGCCCGAGCCCCGGTGAGCCAGCGCTCGAACCCCTTCTTGTGGACCGACCTCAGTCCATTCACGTTCCAGGAGACGACTCGCACACCCTACTTATGGCGTAGGGGCGCTCGGAAAATCCAGTCGAAATCCCAGGCCGGGTCTCAGGGAGCCATGGAGGCGGGCTCGAGCCCCTGCTCTACGAGGAAGACCCGGACGGCGTCGGCGATCTCGCTCCCCGCCTCCACCAGCCCGGCGTGGCCCGCATCCGTCACCAGCAGCCACTGCGCGTGGGGCAGCGCCCGCCGCATCTGCTCCATGTCGCTGAGCGGGACGATCAGATCGTTGGCCGCTACGATGAGCTGCGTGGGCACCCGGACGGAGGGCAGCACGTCCCACGCGTCCCCCTCCATGAGCCCCTGGAGCGTCTTCCAGTAGGCCTCGGGGCTCATGCGGCGCAGGGAGAAGAAGAACTCGGTGAGATCGTCCCTCGGGGCACGCGCTCGCAGCGTCCCCGTCAGCCGGCCCGCAGGATAGGCGAGCGGGCTGGCCAGGAAGGCCCTCACCATCGGGGAGATCACGGGGATGACCGGCGCGGCGGCGTCCACGGTCTGCTTCATCAGGGCAAACCCGAGCCGCGCCACGCGCCCCCGCCTCCACGAGCCCGTAGCCCCCGCCGCGCCCGCGATGAGCGTCATGGCGGGCACCAGCTCCGGCCTCCGGCGGTAGAGCTCCAGGACGATGCGCACGCCCATCGAGAAGGCAATGTGGTGCGGAGGCCGCCCGTTGCCCAGGCGCATCATCTCCTCGGTGACGCGCTCCAGATCGTCCACCTGGGCCTGGACGGAGTAGTCCCCGTTCCGCGCCTCGTCGCTGTGCCCATGGCCCCGGTAGTTCCAGTGCACCACCCGGTGGTCCTGCTCCAAGTTGGCCACGATGTGGCGCCAGAAGTTCTCCGAGGTGCCAATCCCGTTGCTCAGCAGCACCGGGGGCCGGCTGGCCATCTCCTCCTCGACGCGCTCCTCGGGCAGCTCTCCACTGTGCGTGTGGTAAGCGACCCGGGTGCCATCCGGTGCGGTGACGAAGCGAGTGACGCGGCGGTAGGGCATAAGCCAAGGAATACATGGGGAGCCTCGCTTGGACCTGCAAGCTCCCCTGCCCGCCCACCGTGCACCCGCAGACCGCTGGACGGCGGGGCCTCGGGCACCGAGAGTGTGCTCATGAGCACTTCTCCCCCATCGCTTGCTCCCTGGCTCACGCCCCGGCCCGAAGGCCAGGCGCTGCGGCCCGTGCTCTCTCTGGGGACGATGAACTTCGGCAAGCGCACCCCTGCCGCCGAGGCCCGCCGCATCGTCGACCGGGCGCTGGAGCGGGGCGTGCGTTTCTTCGACACGGCCAACGTGTACGGCAACGGCGAATCGGAGCGCATCCTGGGCCAGGCGCTGCGAGGCCGCCGCGATCAGGTGGGGCTGGCGACCAAGGTGGGGCTCGCGCGAGTGCAGGGACGGCCCGAGGGCCTGTCCGCGGCACGCGTGGAGCAAGCCCTGGAGGAGAGCCTGGAGCGCCTGGGCACCGGCTTCGTGGATCTCTTCTACCTGCACCAGCCGGATCCCGCGACGCCCTTCGAGGACACACTGGAAGGCGTGGGCCGCGTGCTGCGCTCGGGGAAGGCGCGCCAGTGGGGCGTGTCCAACTTCGCCGCGTGGCAGATCCTGGAGCTGAACCTGCTCTGTGACGCGCGAGGCCTGCCACGCCCGGCCGTCTCCCAGGTGATCTACAACGTGCTCGTGCGGCAGATCGAGCTGGAGTACCTCCCCTTCACCCGCCGCCATCCGCTCCACACCACCGTGTACAACCCGCTCGCGGGAGGAGTGCTCACGGGCCGCTATGCGCCAGGGGTTCCCCTGCCCTCGGACTCACGACTGAGCTCCAACAAGATGTACCAGGGGCGCTACGGCTCCGGCCGGTTGCTGGAGCAGGTAGATGCCCTGCGCGCCATTGCCGAGGACGAGGGCATGGATCTGGTGACGCTGGCCTATGCGTGGCTGGCGGGTCGGCCCGGGGTGGACTCGGTGCTCGTGGGCCCTGGCTCGGTGGAGCACCTGGACGCAGCGCTCGAGGCCTGGAGCCACCCCCTGTCCCCCGAGGCGCTCTCGCGAATCGACGCGCTTCACCAGGCGTTCCTGGGCACGGACGCCCGATATGCGAGGTAGCGGATCGTGCTGCGCGTAGCCCCTGACAGTGTGGATGTGGACTCGGCGCTCGCCCACTACGCCGAGCACGGCTATGCCCGGCTGGGCGTGCTCCTGGACGAGGAGGGCCTGGCCGCCCTGCGCGAGCGCACGGACGATCTGATGCTCGGCCGCGTCACGTACCCAGGGCTCTTCTTCCAACTGGACGCGCCCACCGGCCGCTACGAGGACGCGCCGCTGGGGCTGGGCTGGCAGGGCCCGTCGCTGGACTACCGCAAGCTGGAGAAGCTGGAGCTGGATCCGCGCTTCCGCGCGTGGCTGGAGAACCCGCTCTTCGAGCGCATCGCCCGTGCCGTCATCCCCGGCGACATCGTCATCTACCGCGCCATCCTCTTCCACAAGGGACAGGCGGGCGGCAGCAACCTCCCGTGGCACCAGGATGGGGGCAAGCTCTGGGGCATCACCCAGGAGCCCGAGTTGCAGCTCTGGACGGCGCTCGACGACGCGCCCGAGCAAGGCGGCTGTCTGGAGGTGGTGCCCGGCAGCCATCGAGGCGGGCTCGTCACCTCCTTGGGCGGCGTCATCCCCCCGGATCGCGTGGACGAGGCCCATGCCGAAGAGCGCCGGCTCCTCCTCCCCGCCAAGGCCGGCGAGGTGTTCCTCGTGCACAACCATGTCTGGCACCGCTCAGGCCCCAGCCGCACCGGGCAACGGCGCCGCGCCTTCTCGGTCTGCTACATGAGCGCGCAGACGCGGTGCGTGCGGAAGAAGAAGGCCCCGCGCGTCTTCACGCCCGTCTTCCGGCACGGTGCGGGAAGCACAGCTCCGGGGAGCACAGGCCCCACGGAGTGAGTGAGCACGGCGCCGGGTCCCGCCAGGCTCAGGTCTCGGAGGTGGTCGAGTGCTGCGCGCCACCGCCTCCTTGGAGCGCCTCGTGAGGCAGCGGGACGGGCGTGAGGCGGGCCGACCGGAACCCTCGGGCCGTGGGGAAGATGATCCGGAACGTCGTGCCCTGGCCCGCCTGGCTCTCCACGGAGATCTCTCCCCCGCAGCGGGTGATGATGCCCTGGCACACGAACAGCCCGAGCCCCGTGCCCACCCCCACCGGCTTGGTGGTGAAGAACGGATCGAAGATGCGCGAGCGCATCTCCGGAGGAATGCCTCCCCCTGTGTCGTGCACCTCGACGATCACGTGCCCTTGCACGGTGCGCAGCTTGATGCGGATCTCGTTCTGCTCTGCCTGCCCGGCTGGAATGGCCTGCGCGGCGTTGATCAGCAGGTTGAGGAAGACCTGCCCCAGCCGCCCCTCGCTGCCCTCGACCGGCGGAACCTCCACGAAGTCCCGCACCAGGCGGGCGCGCGTGCGCAGCTCCGCCCGGGCGATGGTGATGGCGGACTCGATCACGTTCTGCAGGTTGACGGGCGTGGGCACGTCATCGTCCGCGCGCGAGAACGTCTTCAGATCGGCCACGATCTGCCGCACCTTGTTGGCGCCCATGGCCGCCTCGCGCAGCACCTCCTCCATCTCCACCACCCGCCCCAAGGGCAGCTCTCCCGCCAGCGTCCGCAGCTCGTTGGCCAGGTACGACAGGTTGGCGATGACGAAGGTCAGCGGGTTGTTGATCTCGTGCGCCACGCCGGCCGCCAGCGTGCCCATGGCCACCAGCCGATCCGACAGCACCAGCCGCGCCTGCATCTGCTTGCGATCGGTGAGATCGCGTGCGCTCACCACGGTGGAGGGCTCTCCGTGGAACAGCACACTCAGGCAGCTCACCTCGGCCGTCATCACCCGGCCGTTGCGCTGCACGAAGCGCAGCTCGCTCGCCCCCGAGCGCACCTGATCGGGCGCCACGTCCAGCAGGCCCGCCGCCATCTCCCGATCCTCGGGGTGCACGTACTGGAGCACCCGCGAGCCCACCAGCTCGGAGGCGGGCAGTCCCAGGAAGCGCATCGCGGACGGATTCACGAAGAGGAGCGGCCCGCCCCGGTGCACGAAGAGGGCCTCTGGCGAGCCTTCAATGAGCGCGCGGAAGCTCTCCTCGGAGCGCCGCAGCGCCGCCTCGGCCCGCTTGCGCTCGGTGATGTCGAGGGCCACCGCGCCCAGGAAGCACCGCCCCGCCCCATCCTTCACGGGGAAGCGGTAGATGAGCCAGTGGCGGCAGGTGCCATCCGGCGCGGGGATGATGGCCTCGGTCATCGTGCACTGCCCGGACTGGAGCACCTCCTGATCGCACTGGCGGACGTACTCCACAGCCTCGCCCGCCATCAGGTCGCGATCCGCGACGTCGCGCAGCTCCACGCCCTCCAGCTTATAGAAGCGCCGGTAGGGCTCGTTGGCCCAGACGCGCCGGCCCTCGGCATCCTTCATATAGGCCAGCGCCGGGCCGTTGTTCATGAAGGAGGAGAACAGGTCCTGCGTCTCCTGCAGCGCCGTGAGTGCCGCGGCGCGCTCGGCGGCCAGGGCCTGCTTGGCCTCATACTCGGAGGCATTCGCCATGGCCGCGCCGAGCAGGCCGGCCAGCAGCTCCATGGTCCGCGCCTCCCGCTCCGAGAACGAGCGCGGCTGCGCGGAGAGGATGTTGAGCACTCCCGTCACCCGGAGCCCATGCCGCAGCGGCACGGTGATCATCGATCGGATGCCGATCTGCCGCGTGGCCTGCCGGTTCACCCGCTCATCCAGGTCGGTGTCCACCGAGTGCAACACCTCGCCGCGCAGCACGCTCGAGCCCGTCAGGCTCTTCTCCACGGGCAGCCGGAAGCCCTGGAAGTGCTCCACGCACCCAACAGCGACGCGGTACACCACCTCCTCGCCCTCGAGGATCCCCACCGCCGACCCGTCCGCGCCACACAGCACCCGCGCCTGCTCGCAGATGCGCCGCATCACCCGCTGCGGCTCCAGCCCCGCCTGCATGATGTCGCTCTGGAGCTGGATGATGTCCGCCAGCCGGGCCAGCTCGCCGCCGCCGCGCTCGCGCACGAACTGCGCGGAGTCGGAACACCGGCGCGCCAGCAGCGTCAGCCGGGCCTTCACCTCGGCGGACACGTAGGGGGCCACCAGGTACTCGTCCACGCCCGCAGCCACCAGTGGGGCCAGCGCCTCCTCCTCGTGCGACGAGGCCAGGCCCAGCAGCAACAACCCGGGCGGAGCACTGGCGCGCAGCCGCTCCAGCCACCGCGCGTCCACGGCCAGCCGCGCCGCCTCCACGCCCAGCACGTCCACGGGCTCTCGCGCCAACCTCTTCCCTGCCTCGGTTGGGTCTGCTTCGACCTCAACGGAGTGCCCCCACCGGCTCATCTGCGCGATGAGCGCCCGGTCTGGGTCAGAGGTGACGAGGAGCATTCTCATTTTCAGGCGCTTTGAAACTCAACTGTTACAAACACCTGAGATTATTTTGGTTGTTCATAGAAAATGTCTACTTCAATACGTTTCACGTTGAGTCATGTCGGTTGATATGCTCCCGGGCGTGACAGGTACCCTTGGCGTCCTGGTCGCTGAGCAACCGCATTACCTGCCGTGGCTGGACTTCTATGAGCAGGTGGCGCGAGCAGGCAGGCTGCTGATCCTGGACAACGTGCAGTGGCTGCGGAGGGGCTGGCAGCGGAGGACGCGGGTGGCGCTGCCGCACCACGTGCCGACGCCGGAGCCCTCGGAGCCCGGATTCCAGTGGCTCACCATTCCGCTGGAGGGAGCGCACCGGGACAGCCTGATCTCGGAGCTGGCGGTGGACACGGAGCAGCCGTGGGCACGCAAGCACCTGCAGACGCTCATCACACTCTATGGCGGGCGGCCGTACTTCCGCAGCCAGGTGCTCCCCCGGCTGGAACCCTTCTATGCGGAGGCAGCACAGGCCCGAGGGCCCGGCTCGTTGCTGCGCACGCTGATCGCCAGCATGGCGGTGTTCTACGAGCCGCTGGGGCTGGCTCCCAAGGTGGTCCTGGCCTCCACGCTGGAGCGCCCGCATCCGGACAAGACGGGGCGGCTGGCGGGGTACTGCGTGCAGCTGGGCGCGGACACGTACTACTCGGGGACGGGCTCGACGCTGTACCTGAAGCCGGCGCTGTTCCGGGAGGTGGGGGTGCGGCTGCTGTGGCAGCGCTTCCGCTATCCGGAGTACCCCCGGGGGCGCGAGGGCCGCTTCGTGCACGGCCTGTCCATCGTGGACGTGCTGTCCAACGTGCCGGCAGAGCAGGTTCGCGAGTGGCTGAAGCCCTCACCCTGGGGCCCCTTCGCTCCGCCAGCGGGGTGAGACAGGGGACGCTCGGTGGGGCGGCTACGGCGCCTTACCGACAGAGGCCATGGTGGTGCGCTCGGAGGTGTCCTTGTCGAAGCGCACGAAGTAGCTGCGCACGGCGCGGTCCAGGAGCACCGGGTTGAGCTGGGGAGGAATGCCCAGGTAGTTGGCCATGTCGATCACCTGATCGAGCAAGTCACGCGGCTGGCAGGCGGCGAAGAGGCGGCCCACGGAGCGGTAGTGCTTCTCGACGAGGTACTCGACCATGTCCGGGTCGTACGGCACGCCGCGCTTGCGGCACATGATCTCGAAGATCTCGAAGAACTGATTCTCGTCCGGCCGCTGCACCTCGAGCTTGTAGCGCACGCGGCGCAGGAAGGCGTCGTCCACCAGATCCGAGGGATCCAGGTTGGTGGAGAAGGCGGCGAACACGTCGAAGGGCACCTGCACCTTCTTGCCAGTGTGCAGGGTGATGTTGTCCACGTCGCTCTCGAGCGGGACGATCCACCGGTTGAGGATGTCCACCGGAGAGGCCTTCTGGCGTCCGAAGTCGTCGATGAGTAGCATGCCGTTCATCGCCTTCATCTGGAACGAGGCCTCGTAGTACTTCACCTCGGGCGAGTAGACGAGATCGAGCATCTCCAGCGTGAGCTCGCCGCCCACCACCACCAGGGGGCGCTTGATGCGGACCCAGCGCCTGTCATACGTGGCGGCGCCCGGCTCATCCTCGACGGCCTTGTGAAGGATGTCATCGTACACACGCACGATGAAGTCATCGATCATGATGGCGTAAGGGATGAAGATGTCCCCCTCGAAGCAATTGACCATGCACTGGCAGATGGCCGTCTTGCCGTTGCCGGGGGGACCGTAGAAGAAGATGGCACGCCCGGAGTTCATGGCCGGACCGATGCCGTCGAAGATGTAGTCGCGGATGCTCAGGTCGCCGAACTTGTCCTCCATGCGGGCGCGGGTGATGCGGTTGCCACGGACGGTCTGCTTGCGGACGGCGTAGACCCAGTCCTGGATGGGGATGGGGGCGGGACCGTTGTAGCGGTTGCGATCGAGGATCTGCCGCATCAGCTCGGTGGCGAACGAGGTGAGCTGGTAGATCATGGTGGAGCGGCCCACGCCCGAGGAGCCGCCACCGCGGATGTCCAGGTACTTCTGGCGGCGCAGGCCCTCGATCACCTCGTCGACGATGGCGGAGGGCAGCCTGAGGCGGTTGGCGATGTCCATGCCCCGCATCTCGCCGGCGAAGAAGACGGCCTTGAGGATGAGCTCCTCCACCATGGCCACGTTGAGGCCGGCTTCCTCGATGGTGCGCGGCTGAGAGGGCCAGAAGCTTCGCTGGGCGGGGGGCGCGGAGGGCTCGAGGGCGCGGCGCTGCTGGGTGGCCATGCGGCGCTCGGGCGCGGGCGGCGGCCCGGCGGCCGGAAGGGTGCGGCGATCCGGGCCAGGGTACTGGGGCGCGGGGCCGGAGCGCCGATCGGGGCCGGCGTACTGGGTGGCGGCCCGGCCATGGGTGACATCCTCGGGAGGCGGCGCCGGGGGCACGGCGGCAACCATGCCGGTAGCGCCCTTGGGGCGCGGAGGCGCGGCCAGCGGGGGAGCTGGAGCCTTGGGCGTCTCGACCGGGGTGACGTTGCGGTCCAGGTCGGTTTGATGCTCGGGGGGCGCGAAACCGGGAGGAGTTCCTGGCCTCTTGAACTCAGACATGGACCCAGCCTAGCGCACTCCCTGGTTTTTCTCCCCTTCCCGCCCGTGGGGAGGCCCAGGAGGGGATCAGAAGGGCACAGCGTCCTTGCATGGGGGGTGGTAGCTTTGGGGGTATGAGCTTCCTCCAGGATCCTCCCCGTCTCGGGAATCAGTACGACGACGACGCCCTGCTGCAGAGCTACCTTGCCCGCCAGCTCCCCGAGGAGCTTCGGCGCTCCGTGACAGAAGAGTTACGGGAGCTGGGCGAGCTGAGCGGAAAGTACTTCTACGAGTTCCAGCTCCGGGATCGGCTGAACGAGCCGGAGCTGACGCAGTGGGACGCGTGGG
It encodes:
- a CDS encoding lysophospholipid acyltransferase family protein, with the protein product MNALLSIWTWFEIGLMSLVGFFIQLALAVVTWPFDRRKVITGRCFRLVAVVSSKLTPYWDFAVHGPVPERMRKPNRTVVVSNHESNADPFLISFLPWEMKWLGKASLFKIPAVGWSMWLAGDIPVTRGDQGSAKGAMAQCAKWLAKGMPVMIFPEGTRSKTEELLPFKDGAFRLAIETGSDVLPIAVSGTRKALPKHSWRFARSRALVTVGTPISTQGMTLADVERLKGLAREQILALRASLVPLSSAGQGEKEGARAA
- a CDS encoding exodeoxyribonuclease III; this encodes MRVVSWNVNGLRSVHKKGFERWLTGARANVVGVQEVRARPEQLPEELRSHKRWRTHFVAAERPGYSGVGLFARDEPDDVETTLGLKEVDAEGRLQVARFGRLTIVNGYFPNGNGKNRDNSRIPFKLDFYQRLFERLEKARRDGERILVLGDFNTAHQDIDLARPKDNRETSGFRPEEREEFDRWIRAGWVDTFRHFHKGGGHYSWWTQRLDARARNIGWRLDYVLASHGAMPFVKRAAIHPEVFGSDHCPVSVDLDPKIR
- a CDS encoding alpha/beta fold hydrolase, coding for MPYRRVTRFVTAPDGTRVAYHTHSGELPEERVEEEMASRPPVLLSNGIGTSENFWRHIVANLEQDHRVVHWNYRGHGHSDEARNGDYSVQAQVDDLERVTEEMMRLGNGRPPHHIAFSMGVRIVLELYRRRPELVPAMTLIAGAAGATGSWRRGRVARLGFALMKQTVDAAAPVIPVISPMVRAFLASPLAYPAGRLTGTLRARAPRDDLTEFFFSLRRMSPEAYWKTLQGLMEGDAWDVLPSVRVPTQLIVAANDLIVPLSDMEQMRRALPHAQWLLVTDAGHAGLVEAGSEIADAVRVFLVEQGLEPASMAP
- a CDS encoding aldo/keto reductase, whose protein sequence is MSTSPPSLAPWLTPRPEGQALRPVLSLGTMNFGKRTPAAEARRIVDRALERGVRFFDTANVYGNGESERILGQALRGRRDQVGLATKVGLARVQGRPEGLSAARVEQALEESLERLGTGFVDLFYLHQPDPATPFEDTLEGVGRVLRSGKARQWGVSNFAAWQILELNLLCDARGLPRPAVSQVIYNVLVRQIELEYLPFTRRHPLHTTVYNPLAGGVLTGRYAPGVPLPSDSRLSSNKMYQGRYGSGRLLEQVDALRAIAEDEGMDLVTLAYAWLAGRPGVDSVLVGPGSVEHLDAALEAWSHPLSPEALSRIDALHQAFLGTDARYAR
- a CDS encoding phytanoyl-CoA dioxygenase family protein, with product MLRVAPDSVDVDSALAHYAEHGYARLGVLLDEEGLAALRERTDDLMLGRVTYPGLFFQLDAPTGRYEDAPLGLGWQGPSLDYRKLEKLELDPRFRAWLENPLFERIARAVIPGDIVIYRAILFHKGQAGGSNLPWHQDGGKLWGITQEPELQLWTALDDAPEQGGCLEVVPGSHRGGLVTSLGGVIPPDRVDEAHAEERRLLLPAKAGEVFLVHNHVWHRSGPSRTGQRRRAFSVCYMSAQTRCVRKKKAPRVFTPVFRHGAGSTAPGSTGPTE
- a CDS encoding ATP-binding protein yields the protein MRMLLVTSDPDRALIAQMSRWGHSVEVEADPTEAGKRLAREPVDVLGVEAARLAVDARWLERLRASAPPGLLLLGLASSHEEEALAPLVAAGVDEYLVAPYVSAEVKARLTLLARRCSDSAQFVRERGGGELARLADIIQLQSDIMQAGLEPQRVMRRICEQARVLCGADGSAVGILEGEEVVYRVAVGCVEHFQGFRLPVEKSLTGSSVLRGEVLHSVDTDLDERVNRQATRQIGIRSMITVPLRHGLRVTGVLNILSAQPRSFSEREARTMELLAGLLGAAMANASEYEAKQALAAERAAALTALQETQDLFSSFMNNGPALAYMKDAEGRRVWANEPYRRFYKLEGVELRDVADRDLMAGEAVEYVRQCDQEVLQSGQCTMTEAIIPAPDGTCRHWLIYRFPVKDGAGRCFLGAVALDITERKRAEAALRRSEESFRALIEGSPEALFVHRGGPLLFVNPSAMRFLGLPASELVGSRVLQYVHPEDREMAAGLLDVAPDQVRSGASELRFVQRNGRVMTAEVSCLSVLFHGEPSTVVSARDLTDRKQMQARLVLSDRLVAMGTLAAGVAHEINNPLTFVIANLSYLANELRTLAGELPLGRVVEMEEVLREAAMGANKVRQIVADLKTFSRADDDVPTPVNLQNVIESAITIARAELRTRARLVRDFVEVPPVEGSEGRLGQVFLNLLINAAQAIPAGQAEQNEIRIKLRTVQGHVIVEVHDTGGGIPPEMRSRIFDPFFTTKPVGVGTGLGLFVCQGIITRCGGEISVESQAGQGTTFRIIFPTARGFRSARLTPVPLPHEALQGGGGAQHSTTSET
- a CDS encoding WbqC family protein, with the protein product MTGTLGVLVAEQPHYLPWLDFYEQVARAGRLLILDNVQWLRRGWQRRTRVALPHHVPTPEPSEPGFQWLTIPLEGAHRDSLISELAVDTEQPWARKHLQTLITLYGGRPYFRSQVLPRLEPFYAEAAQARGPGSLLRTLIASMAVFYEPLGLAPKVVLASTLERPHPDKTGRLAGYCVQLGADTYYSGTGSTLYLKPALFREVGVRLLWQRFRYPEYPRGREGRFVHGLSIVDVLSNVPAEQVREWLKPSPWGPFAPPAG
- a CDS encoding ATPase codes for the protein MSEFKRPGTPPGFAPPEHQTDLDRNVTPVETPKAPAPPLAAPPRPKGATGMVAAVPPAPPPEDVTHGRAATQYAGPDRRSGPAPQYPGPDRRTLPAAGPPPAPERRMATQQRRALEPSAPPAQRSFWPSQPRTIEEAGLNVAMVEELILKAVFFAGEMRGMDIANRLRLPSAIVDEVIEGLRRQKYLDIRGGGSSGVGRSTMIYQLTSFATELMRQILDRNRYNGPAPIPIQDWVYAVRKQTVRGNRITRARMEDKFGDLSIRDYIFDGIGPAMNSGRAIFFYGPPGNGKTAICQCMVNCFEGDIFIPYAIMIDDFIVRVYDDILHKAVEDEPGAATYDRRWVRIKRPLVVVGGELTLEMLDLVYSPEVKYYEASFQMKAMNGMLLIDDFGRQKASPVDILNRWIVPLESDVDNITLHTGKKVQVPFDVFAAFSTNLDPSDLVDDAFLRRVRYKLEVQRPDENQFFEIFEIMCRKRGVPYDPDMVEYLVEKHYRSVGRLFAACQPRDLLDQVIDMANYLGIPPQLNPVLLDRAVRSYFVRFDKDTSERTTMASVGKAP